The Lolium rigidum isolate FL_2022 chromosome 2, APGP_CSIRO_Lrig_0.1, whole genome shotgun sequence genomic interval TCAAGGAAGTGCAGTACCCATTTGCGGTGGGCGAGAGGGTCCTGATCATGGTACACATCTGGAACCCATTGCTTTGCTGAGAGTAGTAGAATGATGTGGGCAAGGGCGGTGCTTTGATTATCGAACTCCTTGCAGGGAAACAAAAGGACGCCTGAGAAATTCGTCGGAAAGGAGGCGGTCATCACCTTGCAGTGTTTGAATGGCTGGTAAGTGCATCTGACTCTTTTTTCTGCAGAAGTAGAACCTGTCTGTCGTCTGTGCATATGGCTTAAAACCTGTTTGGACCATGCAGGTATCTTGTGAAGGCATTGGACAGCGGAGAGAGCACGCGGCTGCAGTACCGGTCCCTGAGGAAATTGCTGGAGCCGCAGACACTGGCGAGGATGCAGGGGCTGGTGTCTCTAGGAGACTAGAGACTGACGGCAAAAGTTCAGAATGACATATACCATGGATGAACCATAGCTAGCCATCATCCAAGGTCGATCAGGTAGGAGGAATAGGAAATGCAGCATTCTACTCTAGCTAACAGGCGTGATTGGATCATGAGGCTGTAAAACAAAGAGACTCGGCTTGCCTTGCCTCTGTTCTTTCTTCAGGGAGCCTCTAAAGGGGGGGATCAAGGCTGTCTCGATTGACTGGCGGTGCAGCCAATCcgataagcaagtaaccataacaTCGATTGCTGTGACCTGCCTCTGTGTTCATGGGAGGTGGTGAAAATGAATCTGTTCAGACTAGCTGAAGAGCAGTCAAGTCAAAGAGCtccgcaaaaaagacaaattggaGAACTTTTTGGGAGATTCTAAAGTTGCACTGTTCATGGTCTATGATCTGCATTTTTTGTCGTTTTTGCCGAGAATAGAATATAAGGTATTTCGTTTTGAAAATTCACACGCGGGTAGAATAAATCATACATTctggtattttatttttattttttgaagctttaaatttgatttttttcttcTAGGTTTTCAAAATGACAGTCCTTTGCTCGTTTCTTGTGTGTGCCTCTGAAGAATCGCACGTGCCGTGTTCTTCTTAAACGAACTAGCCAGAGACTGAGCGAACATCAAAGAGCTCATCGCAGCTCAGCTCAGTCTCACAGGTAGCTGCACCTGCGGCGACGGAAGAGACCACCCGGCTGTGTCGCTCCACCGCCATGGCGTCCAGGTGTGAccattgtgaagcaaaagaacagAGCACACCAGCTCTAGGAGCGACCGTAACACATAAACCCGAACTTCTGGAACACAAATTCCAGATATAGCCAAAATGAGCTGCAGTGTAGCATCGACTCAGTGTAAACAGGTATACCATCTGTCTGTTTAAATTGACGAAGCAATTACCAGGGTTCGAGCAGTTACATTTACGAGTCATTGCGTAGTAGAAAGCTCAACAAAGGACACCAAAAGAAATAAGACTATTCATTTTGGTCGGTGTAGGATGGGCCAAATTACCGGACCAAGGGAACACCTGCGAACATGGTTGTACGAGCAAGAAGGTGATCCATAGGAGCATCTGCTGATGTGTTCCACTTCGCAATGGCACAATGTATAGATCTTGGTTCAAAGAGAAAGATGGGGTAACAAAGCTTCAAGGTGCATGCATCAACCGCACCAAAGAATAGCCCAGGGCAGCATATGTACATATGAATGACTGTGATGGATTTTCACAAGAACCAGCATGTAGTATATATTTTGATGAGTTTGTGGTTGCCTACCTGCTGACTGACTAGTTGTGATGTGTGAATGAATCACTCCTCGAGTATAGTATGAAGCATGAACATTTCTCCTTCATTTCGGTAGATTGCCTCTTAATATTGCTTGAACATGATATGATCAATGTTGCTTTCATGTTCCTGACTTTGAAAGGTACCCAAAGAAACAACAAATCAAGCTTGAGCAATAATAACACCTATATCAATAATGAATCATCAGATGCATAAAGCTACTAGATGCTGCACGCTGAGCAGAGCATAATGTGGCTCCAAGCCTCCAACTGTGGCAAGGTCAAAGACTGAACAAGGATAAATAGAGTGGCTGCAAAGCGCACCATCACAATAAAAGCAACTGCCATGCTTCCAACACAAAAGAACCATACATATCTTACATATTAGAATACGACGAATTCAGCTTGCTTACAGCATTTCCTACTTAAATATGTCTAATGCCGTTCATAGCAAAGTGGATGATGGCTAATTCCTAAGGAATAATACCAAGATCCATCATATATCAGACATTTTGTAGCACGATCATGTCCATCCTCCAATTCTCCTCGAAGGCATCATAAGCATGGCATCCATAACCATATCCATGGTCCAAAAGCAAAACCAGTTCCTCCCTGCAGATTTATCTAGTTAAAACTTTAAACTGCAAGCAGCTCATGTAGATTCAGTAGAAAATTAACTTTCCATAGTTATACAGCAAGGACCTAGTATATGTGCGAAACTGATAACACGGTGTAGTTTCATACAAAAGACACGCATGCAGCTCATTCATGCTTCAAAAGAGTCACATGGCCATCTTATTACAGCTAAGAGGCAGTATACAGAAAAAAAAGCAAGTCACATGAGATGTGAAAAATAATTAAAGCATTTCTAAGATGTGAACAGCCCTCAAACATTAACTGATGCGCACATTATGCAAATTAGGAATGTCTTTCCAGCTATGAAAATAAATTATTTACTTTACTTGGTTGTCACATGGCAATTATTGAATATGAAACAAATCGTGGTGACCTTCCCTGGTTTGTTAAGTTCTCACAGTAGCATAGAAGAACTATTACTTTGTAGATTAATTAAAAATTAGGACAGCAAACATAACCAAAACAGACTTACCACTTCATATACTCGGGTTTGATAACGATGGAGGGAAGCCAAAGTACCAGTAAACATATTCATAATGGAAGGATTGTCTCTTCCTCCTACAGACCTTTGCAAGTTCAGAAGTCCTGACATCAAGCGAAAAATAATCTACATCCCAGTCAGTCCTCGACAACCGCACCGGGGAGTCTTCATCATCCAGCTGATCTTCTGTAGTGGCTCCAAGAAATAAGAATCCCTCAGCTGCACCTAAGGTGAAATAGTCATACTGGCTGGGCAATGGGATGATATTCTCGAGCTGCCATTCCTCTGAATGTTCATGCTGACTGGTATGATAGAGATCAAATGAGCCATTTGGTCTGTGATCACCAACAAGAGAAAACATCTCAAGGGCTCCTTCTCTACCCACCACAATGCGAGGTAGGCTTCTGGTCTGGCCAGGCCGCTTTCTATATGGCATATCGTTTCTGGCGAGAACTTCGTCTGACTGGCCAGGCAGAAGCCTGAGCTGCATATGATAGCCAGTGCGATCGCTAATAGTGGAGAACTCCATTGTTCGCGTGTCCAGCACGAGCAACTTGTCCATCCAAGGCGACGCCGAGTAGAGGCATCCGTGCACGTTGTCGAAACAAGACAAGCCACGGCATCCTAACCAGGAGAAGTTGCGAGAGTCATAAGGGCGGGTCGTGCCCAGAGAGCTCCAGCTGGGGGATGCAGCTATACACCATTGCCCCGTGAGGGACGAGAAGACAAACGCGACCAGGTTGGTTTCATAGGCACCAAAGCATATCACCTTGAACAAcatctcatcctcatcatcaacaGTGGGAGCGAGGATGGGCACAATCTCATGAGAGCGCTCTTTCCGGTCACCTGCCAGGTGCTCAGGTATGGGCGGAAGCAGCAGGTGGCGCCGGGACAGTGGATCGCACACCGCGAGGTCACTGAATCCGTTCCAAGTTAGGCTGTCCTCGAGAAGGACGCGGCCGTCGCGGACGTCGCACGGTATCCAGCGCCCCTTGCTGGGCTTGGGGACGAAGGAGTAGGTGAAATCGGCGGCGTCGGCAAGGGCACGAGCAAGCGGGGCGGAGGGGTGAGGCGCCTGGGCGGGGTGGAATCCATCTTTGTCGGCGAAACCgaggagcggcggcgggtggcgtttgcggaagcggcggaggaaggaGCGCTCGGTGATGATGCGGCGGAAACGGGGACAGGCGATTGACGCGCGGGcgagcgcggccggggtgggcaaGCGAAGGAAGATCTCCTCCAGGATCTCGTCGACGAAATGCGGCGCCGGCGTGGGCATGGCGGCGGGTGGGGGAATGGGgatgggcggctagggtttgtggcggagtgagtgagtgagtgagtgtGTCTTGGAAGCTGGGGTGCGATGGGGAAGATGCAAAATCACTGCCTGTCAATCGATCACTCGAGCGATCTGTTTCTTTGCGTGGCAGCGCTCGCGCCATGCACGAAATCAATTCCTTTTTTGTCTTGTAGTGTTTAATTACGTTCACACGTAGCtttgtgttcacactaacagctcacGTTAAAACTCGCGAGTTGCATACGAGCAAGagtgttcacactgcatgcatgcataaagtatctcatgggtttgcatttaatgagccaacttttcagcatgCGGCTAGCTCTTTTGCAtgcatgcacagagcatctcgcTCTTTTTTTCAGCACGACGCGTGCTTTCaattctctttatttgcaattcccttttgacaattctctttttttgcaattctctttatgttgttatttcgtacgataattcatgttttttttggattaatttttataattccctttttcgggccagtggtttttaagggggaaaataacgggtgggaagatccacttgcaactcaaatgaactatcacttgctactcaaattaagtattgtttttaagttgtaagctaacaaaagttgctaaaatattctaaatcaaatttactttttagggttgctaggtatttatatttaccgttgataaataacgggacaccgggttgataacttgtaaacaaaaaaaagaatcgctacatattttaaattaaattaaattgttagggttgatatttatttatatttaccattgataaatagcgggtcaccgggttgatagcttgtaaacaaaaagagagtcgctaaa includes:
- the LOC124686359 gene encoding uncharacterized protein LOC124686359; its protein translation is MPTPAPHFVDEILEEIFLRLPTPAALARASIACPRFRRIITERSFLRRFRKRHPPPLLGFADKDGFHPAQAPHPSAPLARALADAADFTYSFVPKPSKGRWIPCDVRDGRVLLEDSLTWNGFSDLAVCDPLSRRHLLLPPIPEHLAGDRKERSHEIVPILAPTVDDEDEMLFKVICFGAYETNLVAFVFSSLTGQWCIAASPSWSSLGTTRPYDSRNFSWLGCRGLSCFDNVHGCLYSASPWMDKLLVLDTRTMEFSTISDRTGYHMQLRLLPGQSDEVLARNDMPYRKRPGQTRSLPRIVVGREGALEMFSLVGDHRPNGSFDLYHTSQHEHSEEWQLENIIPLPSQYDYFTLGAAEGFLFLGATTEDQLDDEDSPVRLSRTDWDVDYFSLDVRTSELAKVCRRKRQSFHYEYVYWYFGFPPSLSNPSI